The genomic window GCCGTGGGCCCGCATGTGCACGGGCGTCATCGTCATGACGGCGACCATCACCATCTGGGTCAGGATCATCACCGTGGCGCCCACCCACACACCGGTCCCGACCGTGGGGGCCCGGCCGGACTCCGCCCCGGCCGCAGTCGACACGGCGTCCTTGGCGGCGGCGATCCGCTTGGCCAACAGGTACGGGTCGGGCCGCAGGAAGGCCAGGAGCACCGCACCGGCCGCGCTGTAGGCCACCCCCGAGAGGATGAAGGGGCCGGCCAGGGTCGGCACGCCCATCGCGTCGGCCACCTCACCCATGGGCTCGATGAGGTTGGGGCCGGCCACCGCACCGACCGTGGTGGCGACCATGGCCATGCTCGTGCCGAATCCGCGTCGGTGCTCCGGCGCCAGGTCGGTCCCGGCGTACCGGGCCTGCAGGTTGGTGGCCGTCCCGGAGCCGTAGACGAAGAGGGCGAGGAAGAGGAAGGGCACGTTGTCGGCGACCGCGGCCAGGACCACGCCGAAGGCCCCCAGGCCCCCCGCGAGGAAGCCGTAGGCCAGACCGACGCGTCGTCCGAGGCGTTGGGTGGAGCGGCCCACCGCGTACGCGGCCAGGGCCGACCCGAGGGTGAACAGTCCCGTCGGCAGCCCGGAGAGCCCCTCCGAGCCCAGCATGTCCTGGGCGAGCAGCGCCCCCACGGAGATGCCTGCCGCCAGGCCGGCGCCGCCGAGGATCTGGCTGATCACGACGACGGTCAGGGTGCGTCGGTGGACCTGCGCCTGCTCCGCCTCGCTCGGCAGCGGCTCCCTCGGCCCGGTCAGGACCTCAGGTGTGGTCACGCTCGACCTCCTCATCGACTCGCGGATCAGGCGGGGACGACGTCATCGCCGACGCTCAGCTCGCCCTGCGTCAGGGGGACGAGCCGGGTGCCGAACCACGTCTTGCCGTCCCAGCGGCGGTGCCGCGCGAGGGTACGCATCGGCTCCTTCCCTCGCTCGAGGGTATCCGGGTCGATCGTCGTCATGACG from Janibacter cremeus includes these protein-coding regions:
- a CDS encoding MFS transporter, with protein sequence MTTPEVLTGPREPLPSEAEQAQVHRRTLTVVVISQILGGAGLAAGISVGALLAQDMLGSEGLSGLPTGLFTLGSALAAYAVGRSTQRLGRRVGLAYGFLAGGLGAFGVVLAAVADNVPFLFLALFVYGSGTATNLQARYAGTDLAPEHRRGFGTSMAMVATTVGAVAGPNLIEPMGEVADAMGVPTLAGPFILSGVAYSAAGAVLLAFLRPDPYLLAKRIAAAKDAVSTAAGAESGRAPTVGTGVWVGATVMILTQMVMVAVMTMTPVHMRAHGHDMGAVGVVIGAHIAAMWLPSPVTGVLLDRFGRTPMVLASGVTLLAAGVVAALAPGESVGLLILALSLLGLGWNLGLITGTTLVVDATVPQNRARTQGAIDVLVALAGAGGGVTSGLVLATSSYQALALGGGLLALTLIPVLLWARARHAVLP